One genomic window of Medicago truncatula cultivar Jemalong A17 chromosome 1, MtrunA17r5.0-ANR, whole genome shotgun sequence includes the following:
- the LOC25482019 gene encoding transcription factor MYB36 — protein MGRAPCCDKEKVKRGPWSPDEDATLKSYLATHGTVGNWIALPKKAGLKRCGKSCRLRWLNYLRPDIKHGGFTEEEDAIIFTLYSQMGSRWSAIASKLPGRTDNDVKNYWNTKLKKKILTGIVKLKPMTENDNTIPSTPSLTQSSNPQNSEINFPASQNQHSPPSPLPNMLDNKVDKIHDAVVSEIGTSNKSIINPLVSISQDSSSIAIQDQAGDESMESFMDFGFGFPHDDVNDLNCFPEWVDFSYADIKPN, from the exons ATGGGAAGAGCTCCTTGTTGtgacaaagaaaaagttaagaGAGGACCATGGTCTCCTGATGAAGATGCAACACTCAAGAGTTATCTTGCAACTCATGGCACTGTTGGAAATTGGATTGCATTGCCCAAAAAAGctg GACTTAAGAGGTGTGGGAAGAGTTGCCGTCTAAGGTGGCTGAATTATCTGAGGCCAGACATCAAACATGGAGGCTTCACTGAAGAAGAGGATGCCATCATTTTCACCCTCTATTCTCAAATGGGTAGCAG ATGGTCTGCCATAGCATCTAAACTACCTGGCAGAACAGACAATGATGTGAAAAACTATTGGAACACAAAACTGAAGAAGAAGATTTTGACAGGAATAGTTAAGCTCAAACCAATGACTGAAAATGACAATACTATCCCTTCAACTCCATCACTAACTCAAAGTTCCAACCCTCAAAATTCAGAAATCAATTTCCCTGCTTCACAAAATCAGCATTCTCCACCTTCACCACTGCCAAATATGCTAGACAATAAAGTTGACAAAATTCATGATGCTGTAGTATCAGAAATTGGTACAAGTAACAAAAGTATTATTAACCCTTTGGTGTCAATTTCTCAAGACTCTTCAAGCATTGCAATTCAAGATCAAGCTGGTGATGAATCTATGGAATCATTCATGgattttggatttggatttccTCATGATGATGTCAATGATCTTAACTGCTTTCCTGAGTGGGTTGATTTTAGTTATGCCGACATTAAGCCAAACTGA
- the LOC25482017 gene encoding clathrin interactor EPSIN 1: MDFMKVFDQTVREIKREVNLKVLKVPEIEQKVLDATDDEPWGPHGTVLAEIATATKKFTECQLVMNVLWTRLAETGKDWRYVYKALAVIEYLVSHGSERAVDDIIEHTFQISALSSFEYVEPNGKDVGLNVRKKAENIVALLNDREKIHDIRNKAAANRDKYVGVSSSGMTYKSGTTSFSSGSSNKYGGFGSSGDRFSDSYGDKGRYDEAKIDKDYSGKSRHGVSSKNEENSFKKGSVRSVSKSQENKSSRASKSSANAVPSQSASVPTEDDFDDFDPRGTSSKTSAGSSNQVDLFGQDLLGDFMDAPTSVSVEKPATSNVSDVDLFADASFVSAAPHADKGASSQPQDEVDLFSSQPAIPSVTPTVDLFSIPSPAVQPDSKSENSVPVNNSTFDPFASVPLNNFEGSDVFGDFTSQSDSVSSQPSTNAATDGSTSGKSVTDSNVSPKKDAFQVKSGIWADSLSRGLIDLNISAPKKVSLVDVGIVGGLSDGLDEREKGPPTTLYMGRAMGTGSGLGMYGGTPSQSTAGDDIFSNFGGQNYQFGGFQK, from the exons ATGGATTTCATGAAAGTCTTCGATCAAACCGTTCGAGAAAT TAAGAGAGAGGTGAATCTGAAGGTGCTTAAGGTTCCTGAAATCGAACAGAAG GTGTTGGATGCAACTGACGATGAGCCTTGGGGTCCTCATGGTACTGTGCTGGCAGAGATTGCAACTGCTaccaaaaaatt TACTGAATGTCAGCTGGTTATGAATGTTCTTTGGACAAGATTGGCTGAAACTGGAAAGGATTGGCGATATGTATACAAg GCATTAGCTGTTATAGAGTATTTGGTATCACATGGATCTGAACGTGCAGTTGACGACATTATAGAACATACTTTTCAGATCTCT GCACTTTCTAGCTTTGAATATGTTGAGCCTAATGGGAAGGATGTGGGACTCAATGTAAGGAAGAAGGCAGAAAACATTGTTGCCCTTTTGAATGATAGAGAAAAGATACATGATATTAGAAATAAAGCTGCTGCAAACCGTGACAA GTACGTTGGAGTTTCATCTAGTGGAATGACATACAAATCCGGGACAACCTCATTTAGTAGTGGGAGCAGTAACAAATATGGAGGTTTTGGTTCAAGTGGTGATAGGTTTAGTGATAGCTACGGAGACAAGGGGCGCTATGATGAAGCAAAAATAGACAAAGATTACTCAGGAAAATCACGGCATGGTGTCTCAAGTAAAAATGAAGAGAACTCCTTCAAAAAAGGTTCTGTTCGGTCTGTCAG CAAAAGTCAGGAGAACAAATCTTCTAGAGCATCAAAGTCATCTGCTAATGCAGTTCCTTCTCAAAGTGCAAGTGTACCTACTGAGGACgactttgatgattttgatcCGAGAGGAACATCTAGTA AGACTTCAGCTGGAAGCTCAAACCAGGTTGATCTCTTTGGACAAGATTTGCTCGGTGACTTCATGGATGCTCCAACATCTGTTTCTGTAGAAAAGCCAGCAACTAGTAATGTGTCAGATGTTGATCTCTTTGCGGATGCATCATTTGTTTCAGCAGCACCACATGCGGACAAAGGAGCTAGTTCTCAACCACAG GATGAAGTGGATCTTTTCTCTTCACAACCAGCCATTCCTTCAGTTACACCAACAGTTGACTTGTTTTCCATTCCTTCACCAGCTGTGCAGCCTGACAGCAAGTCGGAAAACTCTGTTCCTGTGAATAACAGCACTTTTGATCCCTTTGCTTCTGTTCCACTTAATAATTTTGAGGGATCTGATGTTTTTGGTGATTTTACTTCTCAATCTGATTCTGTATCTTCTCAGCCCTCAACGAATGCTGCCACCGATGGTAGTACAAGTGGTAAATCTGTAACAGACTCTAATGTTTCGCCTAAAAAGGATGCTTTTCAGGTGAAGTCTGGCATTTGGGCTGATTCACTAAGCCGTGGATTGATTGACCTCAATATATCTGCTC CCAAAAAAGTATCCCTTGTCGATGTTGGAATTGTGGGTGGATTAAGTGATGGATTAGATGAAAGGGAGAAAGGCCCTCCAACTACATTATACATGGGGAGAGCTATGGGTACAGGATCCGGTCTTGGTATGTATGGTGGCACTCCTTCACAGTCAACAGCTGGAGATGACATATTTTCAAACTTCGGTGGCCAAAACTATCAATTTGGTGGGTTCCAGaagtaa
- the LOC25482020 gene encoding endo-1,4-beta-xylanase 1 isoform X1 produces the protein MKRFFTSCVSKFHSHSKHKKSHSHSQIMAGNISGPSVSNAANILLNHDFSNDLNSWHLNCCNGYVISSKAGGQGVNLMDSDCNYAVITDRNEGWQGLEQDITDRISIGSAYTVSAFVGVSGLSQESVDVKATLKLEYHDSATNYLFIGRSSVMKGSWEKLEGTFSLSTKPDRVVFYLEGPAPGIDLLIRSVEINCSIPNDNKFISTEACVSTGDESIIINPQFEDGLNNWSGRSCKIVLHDSMADGKIVPKSGKYFACATERTQFWNGIQQEITGRVQRKLAYEITALVRIYGNNVTNADVRATLWVQTPDLREQYIGIANVQATDTDWVTLQGKFLLNGPTSKAVLYLEGPPSGTDILVNTLVVKHAAKTPPSTPPAAQNVAFGVNIIENSNLSDDTKGWFTLGNCPLTVKTGSPHILPPMARESLGPHGILSGRYILVTNRTQTWMGPAQVITEKLKLFLTYQVSAWVRIGSSSNGPQNVNVALGADNQWINGGQTEVSDDRWHEIGGSFRIEKQPTKIMVYIQGPASGVDLMVAGLQIFPVDRHARFRYLKMQTDKIRKRDVVLKFAGLDSSSYLNTMVQVRQTQNNFPIGTCISRSNIDNEDFVNFLVKHFNWAVFANELKWYWTEPQQGNLNYKDADDLLTLCQKYKIQTRGHCIFWEVDGTVQQWVKSLNKNDLMTAVQNRLTSLLTRYKGKFSHYDVNNEMLHGSFYQDRLGKDIRANMFKTANQLDLSATLFVNDYHIEDGCDTRSCPNKYIEHILDLQEQGAPVGGIGIQGHIDSPVGPVVCSSLDKLGILGLPIWFTELDVSSMNEYVRGDDLEVMLREAMAHPAVEGIMLWGFWELFMSRDNAHLVNAEGDINEAGKRFLALKQEWLSHSHGHVNEQGQFNFRGFYGTYNVEIVTPSKKISKTFVLDKGDSPMEVSIDL, from the exons ATGAAGAGATTCTTCACAAGCTGTGTCTCAAAGTTTCACTCCCACTCGAAACATAAGAAATCTCACTCTCACTCTCAG ATAATGGCAGGAAACATCTCTGGTCCAAGTGTGAGCAATGCTGCTAATATTTTGCTGAATCATGACTTCTCAAATGACCTGAACTCTTGGCATCTCAATTGCTGCAATGGCTATGTAATTTCGTCCAAAGCAGGTGGTCAAGGTGTAAATTTGATGGATTCGGATTGTAATTATGCTGTTATCACCGACCGAAACGAAGGCTGGCAAGGTCTTGAGCAAGATATCACAGACAGAATTTCCATTGGTTCTGCTTACACGGTTTCGGCTTTTGTTGGAGTATCCGGCCTTTCTCAGGAATCTGTTGATGTGAAAGCTACACTGAAACTAGAATATCATGATTCAGCTACAAATTATTTGTTCATTGGAAG ATCTTCTGTTATGAAGGGTAGCTGGGAAAAGTTAGAAGGAACATTTTCACTGTCCACTAAACCCGATCGGGTTGTATTTTATTTGGAAGGACCTGCTCCTGGAATTGACTTGCTTATAAGATCAGTAGAGATCAACTGTTCCATTCCAAATGACAAT AAGTTCATAAGTACAGAAGCATGTGTTTCTACTGGAGATGAAAGCATCATAATAAACCCACAATTTGAGGATGGCCTGAATAATTGGTCTGGAAGGAGCTGCAAGATTGTGTTGCATGATTCCATGGCAGATGGTAAAATTGTTCCAAAGTCTGGGAAATATTTTGCATGCGCAACAGAACGAACACAGTTCTGGAATGGAATTCAGCAGGAGATAACTGGACGTGTGCAGCGCAAGTTGGCCTATGAGATCACTGCTTTAGTTCGAATATATGGCAACAATGTCACTAATGCCGATGTACGAGCTACTTTGTGGGTTCAAACACCAGACCTCCGAGAGCAGTATATAGgcattgcaaa TGTGCAGGCAACCGATACAGATTGGGTGACGCTGCAGGGAAAATTCCTTCTAAATGGTCCCACATCCAAAGCGGTCCTTTATTTAGAGGGACCTCCTTCTGGCACCGACATTCTTGTTAATACTTTGGTTGTAAAGCATGCTGCTAAAACACCTCCTTCAACACCACCAGCTGCACAG aATGTTGCTTTTGGAGTTAATATAATTGAGAACAGCAATCTTTCTGATGACACAAAAGGCTGGTTTACCCTTGGTAATTGCCCTTTAACTGTTAAAACCGGTTCTCCTCATATACTTCCACCAATGGCAAGAGAATCTCTTGGACCTCACGGAATCCTAAGTGGCCGCTACATACTTGTAACTAATAGGACTCAAACTTGGATGGGTCCTGCTCAGGTGATCACCGAGAAATTAAAGCTATTTTTGACTTATCAAGTATCTGCTTGGGTCCGGATTGGTTCCAGTTCAAATGGACCACAGAATGTGAATGTTGCCCTTGGTGCTGACAATCAGTGGATCAATGGAGGACAAACCGAGGTTTCGGATGATAGATGGCATGAAATTGGTGGATCCTTTAGAATTGAAAAGCAGCCAACAAAGATTATGGTTTATATCCAAGGTCCAGCTTCTGGTGTAGACTTAATGGTTGCCGGACTTCAAATTTTCCCTGTTGATAGACATGCAAGATTTAGATATTTAAAGATGCAGACAGACAAG ATTCGGAAGCGCGATGTTGTCCTGAAATTTGCCGGACTAGACTCTAGCAGCTACCTTAACACCATGGTGCAAGTTAGACAAACACAAAACAATTTCCCGATTGGAACATGCATCAGCAGATCAAACATCGACAATGAAGATTTTGTCAACTTCCTTGTGAAACACTTCAACTGGGCTGTGTTTGCAAATGAGTTGAAGTGGTATTGGACTGAGCCACAACAAGGGAATTTGAATTACAAAGACGCTGATGATCTTTTAACCTTGTGTCAGAAGTACAAGATCCAAACTCGTGGACACTGCATCTTTTGGGAAGTGGATGGAACCGTTCAACAATGGGTCAAGTCGCTGAATAAAAACGATCTGATGACGGCCGTTCAAAACCGCTTAACCAGTCTTCTAACTCGCTACAAAGGTAAGTTTAGTCACTATGATGTTAACAATGAAATGCTGCATGGTTCATTTTACCAAGATAGATTAGGCAAAGATATAAGGGCAAACATGTTCAAGACTGCAAACCAACTAGATCTGTCCGCTACATTGTTTGTGAATGATTATCATATTGAAGATGGATGTGATACAAGATCGTGTCCAAATAAATACATTGAACACATTCTTGATTTGCAAGAACAAGGTGCACCTGTTGGTGGAATTGGAATTCAAGGACACATAGATAGTCCAGTTGGGCCTGTTGTTTGTTCTTCACTTGATAAATTAGGTATTCTTGGTTTACCGATATGGTTTACAGAACTTGATGTGTCTTctatgaatgaatatgtgagaGGTGATGATCTTGAAGTTATGCTTAGGGAAGCCATGGCTCACCCTGCTGTTGAAGGGATAATGTTGTGGGGATTCTGGGAGTTGTTTATGAGTAGGGATAATGCACATTTGGTGAATGCAGAAGGTGATATTAATGAAGCTGGAAAAAGGTTTCTAGCTTTGAAACAAGAGTGGCTATCTCATAGTCATGGTCATGTTAATGAACAAGGTCAATTCAACTTTAGAGGATTTTATGGAACATATAATGTGGAAATTGTGACACCATCAAAGAAAATTTCTAAGACATTTGTGCTTGATAAAGGTGATTCCCCAATGGAGGTGTCAATTGATTTATAA
- the LOC25482020 gene encoding endo-1,4-beta-xylanase 1 isoform X2 — protein sequence MAGNISGPSVSNAANILLNHDFSNDLNSWHLNCCNGYVISSKAGGQGVNLMDSDCNYAVITDRNEGWQGLEQDITDRISIGSAYTVSAFVGVSGLSQESVDVKATLKLEYHDSATNYLFIGRSSVMKGSWEKLEGTFSLSTKPDRVVFYLEGPAPGIDLLIRSVEINCSIPNDNKFISTEACVSTGDESIIINPQFEDGLNNWSGRSCKIVLHDSMADGKIVPKSGKYFACATERTQFWNGIQQEITGRVQRKLAYEITALVRIYGNNVTNADVRATLWVQTPDLREQYIGIANVQATDTDWVTLQGKFLLNGPTSKAVLYLEGPPSGTDILVNTLVVKHAAKTPPSTPPAAQNVAFGVNIIENSNLSDDTKGWFTLGNCPLTVKTGSPHILPPMARESLGPHGILSGRYILVTNRTQTWMGPAQVITEKLKLFLTYQVSAWVRIGSSSNGPQNVNVALGADNQWINGGQTEVSDDRWHEIGGSFRIEKQPTKIMVYIQGPASGVDLMVAGLQIFPVDRHARFRYLKMQTDKIRKRDVVLKFAGLDSSSYLNTMVQVRQTQNNFPIGTCISRSNIDNEDFVNFLVKHFNWAVFANELKWYWTEPQQGNLNYKDADDLLTLCQKYKIQTRGHCIFWEVDGTVQQWVKSLNKNDLMTAVQNRLTSLLTRYKGKFSHYDVNNEMLHGSFYQDRLGKDIRANMFKTANQLDLSATLFVNDYHIEDGCDTRSCPNKYIEHILDLQEQGAPVGGIGIQGHIDSPVGPVVCSSLDKLGILGLPIWFTELDVSSMNEYVRGDDLEVMLREAMAHPAVEGIMLWGFWELFMSRDNAHLVNAEGDINEAGKRFLALKQEWLSHSHGHVNEQGQFNFRGFYGTYNVEIVTPSKKISKTFVLDKGDSPMEVSIDL from the exons ATGGCAGGAAACATCTCTGGTCCAAGTGTGAGCAATGCTGCTAATATTTTGCTGAATCATGACTTCTCAAATGACCTGAACTCTTGGCATCTCAATTGCTGCAATGGCTATGTAATTTCGTCCAAAGCAGGTGGTCAAGGTGTAAATTTGATGGATTCGGATTGTAATTATGCTGTTATCACCGACCGAAACGAAGGCTGGCAAGGTCTTGAGCAAGATATCACAGACAGAATTTCCATTGGTTCTGCTTACACGGTTTCGGCTTTTGTTGGAGTATCCGGCCTTTCTCAGGAATCTGTTGATGTGAAAGCTACACTGAAACTAGAATATCATGATTCAGCTACAAATTATTTGTTCATTGGAAG ATCTTCTGTTATGAAGGGTAGCTGGGAAAAGTTAGAAGGAACATTTTCACTGTCCACTAAACCCGATCGGGTTGTATTTTATTTGGAAGGACCTGCTCCTGGAATTGACTTGCTTATAAGATCAGTAGAGATCAACTGTTCCATTCCAAATGACAAT AAGTTCATAAGTACAGAAGCATGTGTTTCTACTGGAGATGAAAGCATCATAATAAACCCACAATTTGAGGATGGCCTGAATAATTGGTCTGGAAGGAGCTGCAAGATTGTGTTGCATGATTCCATGGCAGATGGTAAAATTGTTCCAAAGTCTGGGAAATATTTTGCATGCGCAACAGAACGAACACAGTTCTGGAATGGAATTCAGCAGGAGATAACTGGACGTGTGCAGCGCAAGTTGGCCTATGAGATCACTGCTTTAGTTCGAATATATGGCAACAATGTCACTAATGCCGATGTACGAGCTACTTTGTGGGTTCAAACACCAGACCTCCGAGAGCAGTATATAGgcattgcaaa TGTGCAGGCAACCGATACAGATTGGGTGACGCTGCAGGGAAAATTCCTTCTAAATGGTCCCACATCCAAAGCGGTCCTTTATTTAGAGGGACCTCCTTCTGGCACCGACATTCTTGTTAATACTTTGGTTGTAAAGCATGCTGCTAAAACACCTCCTTCAACACCACCAGCTGCACAG aATGTTGCTTTTGGAGTTAATATAATTGAGAACAGCAATCTTTCTGATGACACAAAAGGCTGGTTTACCCTTGGTAATTGCCCTTTAACTGTTAAAACCGGTTCTCCTCATATACTTCCACCAATGGCAAGAGAATCTCTTGGACCTCACGGAATCCTAAGTGGCCGCTACATACTTGTAACTAATAGGACTCAAACTTGGATGGGTCCTGCTCAGGTGATCACCGAGAAATTAAAGCTATTTTTGACTTATCAAGTATCTGCTTGGGTCCGGATTGGTTCCAGTTCAAATGGACCACAGAATGTGAATGTTGCCCTTGGTGCTGACAATCAGTGGATCAATGGAGGACAAACCGAGGTTTCGGATGATAGATGGCATGAAATTGGTGGATCCTTTAGAATTGAAAAGCAGCCAACAAAGATTATGGTTTATATCCAAGGTCCAGCTTCTGGTGTAGACTTAATGGTTGCCGGACTTCAAATTTTCCCTGTTGATAGACATGCAAGATTTAGATATTTAAAGATGCAGACAGACAAG ATTCGGAAGCGCGATGTTGTCCTGAAATTTGCCGGACTAGACTCTAGCAGCTACCTTAACACCATGGTGCAAGTTAGACAAACACAAAACAATTTCCCGATTGGAACATGCATCAGCAGATCAAACATCGACAATGAAGATTTTGTCAACTTCCTTGTGAAACACTTCAACTGGGCTGTGTTTGCAAATGAGTTGAAGTGGTATTGGACTGAGCCACAACAAGGGAATTTGAATTACAAAGACGCTGATGATCTTTTAACCTTGTGTCAGAAGTACAAGATCCAAACTCGTGGACACTGCATCTTTTGGGAAGTGGATGGAACCGTTCAACAATGGGTCAAGTCGCTGAATAAAAACGATCTGATGACGGCCGTTCAAAACCGCTTAACCAGTCTTCTAACTCGCTACAAAGGTAAGTTTAGTCACTATGATGTTAACAATGAAATGCTGCATGGTTCATTTTACCAAGATAGATTAGGCAAAGATATAAGGGCAAACATGTTCAAGACTGCAAACCAACTAGATCTGTCCGCTACATTGTTTGTGAATGATTATCATATTGAAGATGGATGTGATACAAGATCGTGTCCAAATAAATACATTGAACACATTCTTGATTTGCAAGAACAAGGTGCACCTGTTGGTGGAATTGGAATTCAAGGACACATAGATAGTCCAGTTGGGCCTGTTGTTTGTTCTTCACTTGATAAATTAGGTATTCTTGGTTTACCGATATGGTTTACAGAACTTGATGTGTCTTctatgaatgaatatgtgagaGGTGATGATCTTGAAGTTATGCTTAGGGAAGCCATGGCTCACCCTGCTGTTGAAGGGATAATGTTGTGGGGATTCTGGGAGTTGTTTATGAGTAGGGATAATGCACATTTGGTGAATGCAGAAGGTGATATTAATGAAGCTGGAAAAAGGTTTCTAGCTTTGAAACAAGAGTGGCTATCTCATAGTCATGGTCATGTTAATGAACAAGGTCAATTCAACTTTAGAGGATTTTATGGAACATATAATGTGGAAATTGTGACACCATCAAAGAAAATTTCTAAGACATTTGTGCTTGATAAAGGTGATTCCCCAATGGAGGTGTCAATTGATTTATAA